From Solibacillus sp. FSL W7-1464:
CTCTTCAATTCAGTGGTCATTTGCCATTCCGTCGGCTATGTTCGATTCGGATGGACCGCGTACCGGCCATTATATTAAAGGTGAAGAGAAAATTTTAGTAAACTCACAATTTAACAGTTATATTAGTTATGCCGACTTTGCTGTGGCATTGCTCGATGAAATAGAAAAGAATGAATATCCAAATACAACATTTACTGTTGCGTCTGAAAATGTAACAGCAGCGTCTTAATAAAAAGCGCTAAAGCTTTTAGTCTGCAAATAGGCGAAGCTATGACCTGGACACCGAAAAAACCAGCATGCTCCGAATAGGAGAGATGCTGGCTTTTTTGTAGAGAACTTACGTTAACATTACTAAACTTATGGCCATAACTGCCATACCTGCTATTAAACCATAGATAGAGGAATGGGCTTCATCATATTTCTTGGCAGCCGGTAGAAGCTCATCAATCGAAATAAATACCATAATACCTGCAACTCCCGCAAAAACAATACCGAACAATGTATCTGTCATAAATTGCATTAGTACTAAATAGGCAATAAGCGCACCGAACGGCTCTGATAAACCAGAGGCGAACGACCATTTAAATGCCTTCATACGCTTCCCAGTTGCGTAGAAAATAGGAATGGCTACCGCAATACCTTCCGGGATATTATGAATAGCTACCGCAATTGCAATCGCTATTCCGACATTCGGGTCTTGCAGTACTGCCATAAAAGTCGCAATACCTTCCGGAAAGTTATGAATCGCAATTGCCAGCGCTGTAAATAAACCCATTTTCATTAGGCGGTCTGCTTCTACATCTTCATTTCCAATCAATTGAGCCTTTTGAACATCTTCTACAGACTTTACTTCATGCGGATTTTTCCCTTTCGGAATAAATCGGTCGATCAAAGCAATTACAAGCATACCTCCGAAAAAGCCGATGATTGTGTACCAATACCCTACGGTTTCTCCATGAACGTTTACTAAAGCGTCTTTCGCTTTTACAAAAATCTCTACAAGCGATACATAAATCATAACACCGGCCGAAAAACCTAATGCAATTGAAAGAAACTTCTTATTGGTGCGTGTTGTAAAAAATGCAATCAGACTGCCAATACCAGTAGCAAGCCCTGCAAATAATGTTAAGCCCAGCGCTAATAATACATTCTCATCCATACTATTCTCCTTCTTTATAATTCTTTTCTCACATTATACGCACAATGTTTCCTTTGTGCAACTTTCTTTAACAAGGAAACATCTTATGCAGGAAAGCAAATCGATATTACTAAAAAAGGGATTCCTATACATCAGGAATCCCGGTAATTCTATTTATGCTTTTTTTTCGACTCATACCATAATACGCATACGATATACCAAGTATACCCGATGCTCCACCCTGCTATAACATCCGTTGCATAGTGGCGACCTTCCGCTATACGCGATAACCCTACTAAAAGAATAAGGACCAGTATTACACCATATGTAACAAAATTCCACTTCTTATTTTTCAACCACTTCGTAATCAAATATGCCAGCGTTAAAAAAAACATTACACTAATTTGCGCGTGGCCCGATGGAAAGCTAAACGACACAAGCTGATCTTCAAGCTCTGGACGTGGTCGTGCAAAAATATGTTTTAGTAACTGGTTTAGACCATTTCCAACCCCAACTGTAAGTAGTACAAAAAGTACACCTCGGAAATCCTTTTTAAAGATTGCTAAATACAGCAACATAATAACAGTAGCAGCTATAATAAACTTTGTTTCTCCTAAATTGTGAAATAAAATAATAAAACTGTTTCCAAATAATAAGGAACTGAGTCTTAGATCGAATGCTTCAACGTCTGGTGTATCAAAACTTAATGCAATAATGATAAATATTATGAATGTCACAACTGCCAAAACAGAAAATCCCTTTTTCAAACAAACACCTGCTTTCTTCAGTCAAACTGTTACTTTACTACCCTGTTATTATATGTAATATCCAAAAAAAAATAAAAACTACTTCGCTAAAAACTCCGCAAAGTAGATTTCTTGATCAGCCTTATTCCACAACGGTGTAATTTCCGTGCTCCATCGAAATAACGAATTCCGGTTTTGGTGGTTTACCGCCATGCTCTTTGATTTTCGCTTTATGGCCTGCAATATGCTCAGGGCTCTTTTCCCATGCTTTCCATGCATCCTCTGATTCCCAGCGAATAATCATTACAACTTCCTCTTCACCACGTCGAACATTTTTTACAAGCAGTTCACGGCCAATGAAACCATCTCGTTGTTCAAGCATTGATGGACCTTGACCCGGTTTTTTGCTGAAGCGCTCAATAATTTTATCAGAGTTGCCTTCTGTTACGATCCATTTGCGGATTTGTACAAACATTTTAGTTCCCCTTTCTTTTAAAAAGAGCATGCCTCTAATTTAGAGACATGCTATATTTTTCATCTTATTTTAATTCGTTTAAGATTTCATCTAATTTCTCTGCTTCAGTTGTTACACCGTTAGAAGAGAAGTACCAGTTTACCCCATCAAGGTAAACGATTTTGCCTTCTTTGTAAGCACGAGTTTGTTTGATGATATCATTTTCAATGTCAGCTTTGATTGTGTCTACATCAGATGCTGTACGGTCGATAATTAACAATACTTCAGGGTCTACAGAAAGAACTGATTCATAAGAGAAGTCAGAACCGTGTGATGAAGCTTTGATATCAGTAGTTGATGGTTCGAAACCAAAATCATTATAAACATATGCGAAACGAGAATCTTTACCGTTGTCGAAACCAGAGATCTTTTTGTCGTTGTACATCGCTACTAATGCATTTTCATAACCAGCTGCTTTTTCTTTAACAGCATCAACTTTTTCTTGCAATGCAGTTTTTAATTCTTCAGCTTTTTCTTGTTTGCCGAAGATTTCCGCAGCTAAGTCAACTGTTTCAAATACGCCATCAACATAGTTCGAGTTATCAGAACCGATGAATACTACGTTTGGTGTAATTTCTTTTAATTCTTCATAGAATGTACCTTGACGACCTGAGATGAAGATTGCATCCGGATTAGCAGCTGCTACTTTCTCGAAGTCAATTTGTTTTAAAGAACCAACGTCAGCAACTGAATCCGTTAAATATTTTTCTTTTAAATGCTCAGGGAAGTTACCTTTACCGCCGTTTGCAGCGATACCTACAATACCTTCAACACCTAATGCATCAAGTGTATCTAAGAAACCGTAGTCAAATACTACAATGTTTTTTGGCATTTCTTCAAATGTAACATCTTCGAAAGTAAGGGACTTACCATCTTCTGTTTCACTGCCTGCTGATAATGAAGATACTGTCATCGGGAAAGCTGAAGCTTCCGTAGATGAAGTTGTTTCCTCTGTTTTAGCTGATTCGTTCGCTTCATCTTTTGTCGATGCTTCTTCGTCTGAACCACATGCTGCTAACATTAATGTTAATGCTGCTGCCGTTAAAAATTTCCACTTTTTCATTATTACTTTTCCTCCTAATGTACCCTCAAGCGAGAGTGATAATCGTTTTCAATTAACTAACGTTAGTGTAAATCAACTGCTTATAGTTGTCAACGAATATTCTGAAACTAATATTCATTCTCAATTAAACTTATAAAATAAATGCATAAGCGAGCAAAACTTATGCATTTATTCCCATTTTTATTTAGCTATGTGAATTAAAGTATACACAAATACGACAGCCGTCTTGTTCCTGCACCGGAATATGCATATCATATACTTCTCGTAAGGCTTCTGAGTTAATAATCTCATTCGTAGGACCATCTTTTACAAGGCGTCCGTCTTTTAATGCGACAATTCGATCTGAATACACGGAAGCAAAGTTAATATCATGCAAAACAATGACTACTGTTTTGCCCAATTCATCGACAAGTTTGCGTAAAATTTTCATAATCTGAACAGAGTGCTTCATATCCAAGTTGTTCAATGGCTCATCCAATAAAATATATTCCGTATCCTGAGCGATTACCATTGAGATAAAGGCACGCTGTTTTTGACCGCCTGATAGTTCATCCAAAAACTTATGTTCCATCTCACCCAAAGTCATATATTCAATAGCACGGTCAATATGCTGTTCATCCTCTGGAGTCAAACGGCCTTTCGAATATGGATAACGACCAAATGAGACAAGTTCACGAACTGTTAAACGCACATTTAAATGATTTGACTGGCGTAAAATAGCGACACGTTTTGCAAAATCATTGGACTTCATTTTTTTTACATCACTTTGATCTAAAAATACTTCACCTGTATCTGCATCAAGCAATCGGCTTACCATTGATAACAATGTCGATTTACCTGCACCATTCGGTCCGATAAATGAAGTGATTGCTTTCGGCTGTATAGTTAATGAGACATCCTCAACGACCGGTTTTTTTCCAAAGCTTTTAGAAAGCCCTTTAATTTCAATCATCCTGCTTTCCTACTTTCCTTCAGTATTAGGTAAATAAAGTAAAGTCCACCGACAAAGTTAATAATAACGCTGATCGTTGTACTTAACTGGAATACATGCAGTACTAAGAACTGCCCACCGACAAGTGCAATAATACTAATTAAACTCGCACCCACTATTAAGACGGAATGCTTGTACGTAGCAAAAAACTGATAAGCCAAGTTAGAAACGATTAGCCCTAAAAATGTAATCGGACCAACTAGTGCAGTAGAGGTTGCAATCAAAATTGAAGATAAAATTAATACTTTCAATACTATTCTATCATAATTTACACCTAAGTTTATTGCATTCTCTCGACCTAGTGACATGACATCCAGATCACGCAATAAGCGGTAACCGTATATAAATGAGGCCCCTAAAATTATGACAGCGATGAGCAGCAGCTCTGTTTTTACATTCATGAAGCTAGCAAACAAACGGGACTGTAAGCTTTCATATTCCACCGGGTCTATTATTACTTGTAAAAATGTCACAAAACTGCCGAGCAATGTTCCGATTATCATCCCGGCAAGTAAAAGCAGGAATATCGGATGTTTATCTGCACGGAATAAGAAGCGATATAAAATCAACGCGAAAAGTACCATCGCCACAATTGATAAACCAAAGTTTAAATAACGACTTACGACAAAGATAGATGCAGAGCCTGCAAAGAAGAAAATCATCGTCTGCACTACTTCATACATCGAATCGACACCCATCATTGAAGGTGTCAGTAAACGGTTATGTGTAACCGTCTGGAATGTAACGGTCGCATAGGCAATCGCCGTACCAGTAATTACCATTGCCGCTATTCTCTCCAAACGCTTTGGAAAGGCATAGCTAAAGCCGCCTTGAATATTGTAAAGAGCAAATAACGCAATACACACCAGTGCGATAACTGCTAAGAAAATTAGCTTTGTACTATTTTTTTGCATATGCTTTCCCCCTAAACAACATTACTAAGAAGATCGCACTGCCGATTACAGCAACCGTTGTGTTCACTGGAATTTCAAACGGGTATACAATTAAACGACTTAAAATATCACACATTAATAGGAATGCTGCACCTAAGAAAATTGTATGTGGAATTGTTTTACGTAAATTGTCTCCCAAATATAATGAAACCAAGTTCGGTACGATTAATCCCAGGAAAGGTATAACCCCTACCGTTAAAACAACTGTTGTAGAAATAATCGCTACCAGTACTAAACCAAGATTTAATACGGTACGGTAGCTTAATCCAAGGTTTTTGGCGAAATCTTCCCCCATGCCGGCCACTGTAAACTTATTGGCATAGAGGTACGCAAGAATAATTGCAGGGACTGCTACATAAAGCAGTTCATAGCGGCCTGACACAACAAGCGTAAAACTCCCTAGAAAGAATGTATCCACACTTTGCAGCACATCCGCTTCGTACGCAAGAAATGTTGAAATTGCCCCAATAATATTCCCATACATAATCCCGATTAGGGGTACAAAAATAACGTCCTTGAATTTAATGCTTTCAAGTAGACGCATAAAAATCATCATCCCGATCAGTGCAAAAGTAAAACTGAAGAGAATCTTCTCCATATATCCTGCACTTGTGAAAAATATCATTGATACAACAATACCTAGCTTTGCCGCATCGAGTGTACCGGACGTTGTCGGCGATACGAATTTGTTACGGCTTAAGCTTTGCATAATTAATCCAGAAATACCCATCCCTGCCCCGGCAAGTATGATTGCCATTAATCGCGGTACCCGGCTCATTAAGAAAATTTGCATCTTATCTGATTCCCAATCCAATAAATCAGATGGCTTAATGTCGATAGCCCCGATAAATAATGATAAAAAGGACAGAACGATGGTCGCTGCTACAAGCATCCAAAGTCTCATTTCATTCTCCCACTATTCTTTATATATTTTAGACCTTTATATATTACGAAAATTCTAAATGAAAATGAGAATCATCTCTTTCCCTACATCATTATATAATTGCTAATAATGAAAATCAAACAGACAATTTATAATAAGTAGTATTAAAAGAGGAATAGACTGAAAAAAGCACTTTTAGAGCGATTCTCCGTTTTATTTATAACATCCCGTCTCTCTTCTAAGCGAATGATAGAAAAAGGCCACAATTATTAAAATTGTGGCCTTACATTTACACGCGATATGTTTTTTTATTTACTCTGTACTTATTTATTGCTTCGCGATTTACATTATAGCCGAGCCCTTTTGTTTTTGGAATGGTAATGTAGCCGTCTGTAACGGTTACTTCAGGTAGAATAATGTCTTCTTGCCAATAGCGTTCCGAAGCAGCGGTATCCCCTGGCATGACAAAGTTTGCAAGACTTGTCAGTGCTACATTTTGCGCTCGGCCAATACCTGCTTCCAGCATTCCCCCGCACCACACAGGAATTTTGTGTTCCATGCAGTAGTCATGGATACGCTTCGCTTCGCTAATACCGCCAACTCGCGCAATTTTAATATTTACCACCTGACAGCTGCCTAGTTGAACCGCTTTTCTCGCATCCTCTAAAGAAGTAATACTCTCATCTAAACAAATCGGTGTCCTTATTTGCTTTTGCAATATGGCATGATCGATGATGTCATCATGCGCTAACGGCTGCTCAATCATCATTAAATTAAATGCATCCAGCTCTTTTAACCGATCGATGTCATCCAATGTATACGCAGAGTTTGCATCTGCCATTAAAGGAATTTCCGGGAATGCTTGCCGTATTGTTCGGATCAGCCCAATATCTTTTCCGGGTTTGATTTTTACTTTAATCCGCTTATAACCTTCATCCAAAAAGTGCTGAATTGTATCGATCAGCTGTTCATCTGTAGGCTGTAGACCGATGCTGATTCCCACTTCAATCTTTTCCTGGACTCCTCCAACCGCCGATGCCAGCGATTGGTTCGTCAATTGGGCATAAATATCCCAAACCGCTCCTTCAATCGATGCTTTTGCCATGTTATTGCGTCGAATCGTACGGAATCGCTCATACACGTCATCCGGGTGCTTTAATTCTTTGCCGAGTAATGCTGGGATTAAAAAGTCTTCCAATAAATGAAGGGAAGTTTTAAATGTTTCTTCTGTATAGGAAGGCTCTTCAAATGCAACACCCTCACCCCAGCCGACGACACCACTTTCATCCGTCGCCTCCACAACTAAAAAACGCTTGTCTTGCATAGTCCCTAAGCTTGTTGTAAATGGAGTTTTCATTCGCATCACTAGTTCATGTATCGTCACTTCTACTAACTTCATCTTTATTGCTCCATATAATATTTAGCTGCATCATTCACCGATAATTAAAGGGCAAATAATGAACGCTTTACAAGTAAGTAATGGCTAATATTATCATCTATTTTATTTAAATAAATTATTTTATAATTTTGATCAAACATTGACTGTAAAATGTGTCTAGTTTTATAGCGCCAATCTTCGGCTAAAGCGACACTTTCCACTTTGATTTTCTGAAAGTTTGTAGGGATAGGTAACAGATAGGCATCATGGATAAGCGCTTCTTCTTTATCAAACTTCTGTTCCGGGTCCAATGTCGGAAGGCCTACCATATTTTCTTCCCAATTTACTACAGGCTTTGCTTCATCCATTAATTCTTCCACTTTCGCATCCCAGCGCAAATAGTCATTATCAACAAGTTGCCACTCAACACAAAGACGGTCTGTAGGCAATACCCGATTGAACGGATCTTCCATTTCACCATAGCAATTTTCTATATAAGTATCGCTGTAACTGCGCAACTTTGAAAAGTTCAAAAATCCGCTGCGCGCTTCAAGTGGATCAAATGTCCAGCGGCAAGTTCTGTAACCGCGCTCTATTGCGATATCCTTTAAGTAATTTTTAAGCAGCTCTCCAACGCCTTGCTCACGATAATTACGCTTCACACCAATCATATGGGAATATAAGTATATATTCTCATCCATATATCCAGGGCAACTATAGTTAAAACCAATTAATTCATCATTTAAATATGCACCGAGTACAATCCCGCCATTGCGAATCGTCGCAATCGTCTGATGTACCGGAATGCTGCCGACAGCCCAAATTTCAAGCTCTAGTTTACGTGCATCTTCAATTTGTTCAATTGTCGTTAATTCTTTAATCGTCACTGATTCTAACATAATTTTGCCTCCCCTATAGTTACTTTTCTTCAAACTTAAAAACGCCTTGCTTTACTTAGTGTCTTTCAACAATCATGTTTTATCGCATGGTTGTTGAAAAAGATGTGTAACCATCGGGAATGTTCTACATATATCGGTTACCCTGGTTATTTTCGACCAAATAGAACGAAATTAACCCAAGTGGGTCTCATTCGGCAAAAGTTTTTGCCAATCGCCGAAAGAAGTTCATGTGAAGATTCGATACTTGTTTACTAAAAGATTCCGTAACACTTCTTTAAGTATCATCCCAACCTCATTATATACCACATACTACCTTTTTAAGTAGTTAACTTTTATTATTCCTTATTGAACAAAAGAAAAAACCTTTATTTACAGAAATTCTGTAAATAAAGGTTTGATAATTATTTAATACCGCGCATTGCTTTAGAGATGATTGGCGAAATCAGGAGGATAATCACACCTAATACAACCGATAAACCACCTAATACACCGAAGTAAGTTGTTTCAGATACGATTCCGTAAACTCGAACTAACTGTGCGTTAATTGCTTGTGCAGCAGCTGATGCCAGGAACCATAACGCCATTGTTTGTCCAGCGAATGCAGCTGGTGCCAATTTCGTTGTAGCTGATAAACCAACCGGTGAAAGCAATAGCTCACCTAATACTAACAGGAAGATTGAGAATACAACCCAAAGCGGATTTACTAACGTACCTTCCGGAGTTAAAACGATTGCTGCGATCATTACGAAGAATGAAATACCTGCAAAGAATAAAGATAAAGCAAATTTCTTCGGAGTTGATGGTCCGCGATCCGCTAATTTCGTCCACATAAACGCAAACATTGGCGCTAAAACGATGATGAATAACGGGTTAAATGACTGGAACCATGCAGCCGGAATTTCAAAGCCCCATAAGTTTAAGTTCGTACGAGTATCAATGAACGTTGCAATAACTGTTGATGATTGTTCAGCAATTGCCCAGAACATTACCGCACAGATGAATAATGGGATATAGGCTAATAGACGAGACTTTTCGTCTGCATTTGTTTTTGGACTACGATACATATAAAGTATAAAAGCCGTAGGAATCATTACCCCTAAGAATGTAATTAATAATGAGAAATTTTCAATGCTTGCATAACCTTTTTGATAAGCTACAAAACCTAAAATTACAATAATTAAACCACCGATTGTGAAGTTACGAGTTGTCGTTTTCTTCTCTTTATCAGAAAGTGGGTTTGGTGCTACAGATCCTGCTAACCCAAGGCTCTTTTGTGACATTAAATAAACAACTAAACCGATGAACATACCTACTGCAGCAACACTGAATCCTGCGTGGAAGCCCCAGTTTTTTTGGAATAATCCAACTAATAAAGGTGCCAGGAAACCACCCATGTTGATACCCATATAGAAAATAGAGAATCCTGAATCTCGACGTGCATCATTATCTGCATACAAGTCACCAACTACCGATGAAACGTTTGGTTTTAATAAACCAGTACCTATGATGATAAAGAACATCGATAAGTATAATGCTGTTACACCAAGCGGCAAGGCCAATAATATATGACCAATCATAATTAATATTCCGCCGTAGAATATCGCTTTACGCATACCAGTAATACGGTCAGCGATCCACCCTCCGATAATACCTGACATGTAGATTAATGAACCGTAAATCGACATGATGATATTAGCTTGCGTACGATCTAGTCCTAATCCACCATCTTTAACTGCATAGTACATGTAGAATAATAGAATGGCACGCATACCATAATATGAAAAACGTTCCCAAAACTCTGTAAAGAATAGTGTAAACAACCCTTTAGGTTGACCGACAAAACCAGTTTGAGGAACGGACTTCACGATTTCTTCTTTTGAATACATTTGAAATCCTCCCGATTAATAAATATTCTGACAATAAACTCCGTCGTCTGTTGTCTGACATTTGAAATAATATACTTGAACACTTTAGCCTAATAGTTGATTAAAATCAACAAATAATCAAAATGTTATAATTTTGTGTTTTTTCGTTATTTTCAGACAAATAAATTAAATTACCACAACAGGATTTTTGTATTATAAAACATTTACTTCACTAAAGAAATTATTTTGAGTTTTCTTAAAGACAAAAATTTATCAAAAAACAAAAAAGCTAAAGTACAACGTCATGGCAACGTACTTTAGCTTTATATTTCCATTATTATTTTACAACATAAATTTCATATTTCTGATAATCCGCCTCTTTAAGCTCAAGCGTTAATAATGTACCCTCTTCTTCATACTCCGTTTCCAAAACAGTTGCCTGCTCATTTAAATAGGAAACAATTCCACCCTGATTATATGGAATAAGCATTTGACATGTAACATAATTCGCAAAAATTTGTTGTTTAATTTGTTGAAGCAACTCTTCAAGTCCTACATCTTCCTTCGCAGAAAGCCAAATATTATCCCCGCTAACTAACGGATATTCCACATCAGCCAAGTCTGATTTATTGTATACATATATAGTAGGAATATTTTCAACATCAATCGCTTTTAATGTTTCATTCGTTACATCCATCATAAAACGGTATTCCTCATTAGAAACATCGACTACATGCAGCAGCAGGTCGGATTCTCGTGCTTCTTCCAATGTCGATCGGAATGCTTTTACTAAGTGATGCGGCAGTTTACTGACAAAACCAACCGTATCAGTCAGTAAAAAGGATTTATTATCTTCCAGTTCAATATTGCGGACCGAAGTTTCAAGTGTCGCAAACAGCATATCCTTTTCAAACACTTGCTTCGTATTATCCTGCCCTGCCTTAGCAAGCAGCTGGTTCATAATTGTGGACTTCCCTGCATTGGTATAACCTACAATTGATACGACAGGTACTGCATTTTTACGGCGTTGCTTCCGCTGTGTTTCACGCTGTTCTTTAACGGATTCAAGCTCTTTTTTGATTTTCGAAATCTGATCTTCAATTTTACGGCGGTCGAGTTCAAGTTTTGTTTCCCCTGCACCACGGTTTTTAAAGCCGCCGCCTGTTCCTCCCCCTTGACGGGATAGTGAAGCATGGAGCCCAACTAGGCGCGGGAGCATATACTGTAATTGAGCGAGCTCTACTTGTAATTGTGCTTCACGTGTTTTCGCACGGCGACTGAAAATATCTAAAATAAGCATTGTACGGTCAATTACTTTACATTGCAAATCACGTTCTAAATTACGGATTTGCGATGGTGATAGTTCATCATTAAAAATAACAATGTTGGCATCTGTTTCGTCAAAAAATGCCTTAATTTCTTCAATCTTTCCTGTACCTACATAATGTGAAGGTGTCACACGTTCCAGATTTTGCGTCACCATGCCGACAACTTCTACATCTAAAGCTTGTGCTAAATTTGCCAACTCTTCCATTGAATAATCAAAATGCTCATCCTTTTGTAAATTGACGCCAACTAATATACCGCGTTCAATCAATACTTCAACATCTTTCAAATTAATGCCTCCTTGCTTCCATCCTTAGTTTTTCCCATCGTATCATACAATTCAAAAGCCTGTACAATGACAACATATAAGCGCATTATGATACTATAGTGACACAATTACACCGAGTCGTAATTAATGAAAAAAGAAAAGGCGGTTTTTATGGAATTCGAACAAATGAAAGTGCAGCTTCATGCACTCATTTCTAATAAAACACTACTGCAGGCTACTATTAGCCAGCCACGTCAAAAATCCAGTGACTTAAAACGGGTCAAACTCAAGCCCGTGGAAATTCGCGGAGAATATATGATTCAGCTGGAATATCAATATGAGCGCATTTTAAAACATGAAAATATTACACTTGAAGATTTACCCGCTAAGCTCGATACTCTTTTTGAACAGTTCCGTCAAGTACATGCTGAGTTTCAGGAGCAGACTGTACAAGTGCAACTCTCGAAGAAAAATAAAGTACTGTGGAAATCCGATAAAAATACAACAGCTAAACAGGTGAACTTATCCCATAACCGAAAAAAACAGTATTTATTGGATGATTCACGTGTTCACCCGTTTTTAGTCCGTTTAGGTGTGCAGTCAGAGGACGGGAAAATAAAGAAGCAGAAATACGATAAGTTTAAACAAATCAATCGCTTCGTTGAGTTTATCGATGATTCTTTAGCCCATTTGCCGAAAGACAAAACAATCCGTATTTTAGATTTCGGTTCAGGTAAATCCTATTTAACTTTTGCTTTGTATCATTACTTGAAAATTGAAAAGGGTCTTGATATCCATGTCACAGGCCTGGACCTGAAAAAGGAAGTGATTGAAGAATGTAACCGGATTGCGGCTGATTTGCAGTATGAAGATCTGCAATTTTTAGTGGGGGATATTAATGACTTCAATGAAGAGACTGCTGTAGATATGGTCGTAACCCTTCATGCTTGTGATGTTGCGACAGATATGGCATTAGCCCGAGCTGTAAAATGGGGCGCAAAAGTTATTTTAAGTGTTCCTTGCTGCCAACATGAGCTGAACCGTCAGCTGCAGGCACCTGCATTATCGATCATGACACAGCATGGTTTAGTGAAGGAGCGCTTTGCCGCATTAGCTACGGATTCAATTCGCGCTGAACTTTTATCCCTTGTCGGCTATGATACTCAGTTATTGGAATTTATCGATATGGAAAACACCCCTAAGAATATTTTAATCCGTGCTTATTTTACCGGAAAGAAGCCATCGAGTGAGCAGCGATTAAAGTATGACGAATTTGTACGGTTTTTGAATGCGAAGCCGTTTCTGGAAAATGAGCTGCAAAATTTACTTCCACAATAAAATTGTTT
This genomic window contains:
- a CDS encoding GNAT family N-acetyltransferase, whose translation is MLESVTIKELTTIEQIEDARKLELEIWAVGSIPVHQTIATIRNGGIVLGAYLNDELIGFNYSCPGYMDENIYLYSHMIGVKRNYREQGVGELLKNYLKDIAIERGYRTCRWTFDPLEARSGFLNFSKLRSYSDTYIENCYGEMEDPFNRVLPTDRLCVEWQLVDNDYLRWDAKVEELMDEAKPVVNWEENMVGLPTLDPEQKFDKEEALIHDAYLLPIPTNFQKIKVESVALAEDWRYKTRHILQSMFDQNYKIIYLNKIDDNISHYLLVKRSLFAL
- a CDS encoding peptide MFS transporter; translation: MYSKEEIVKSVPQTGFVGQPKGLFTLFFTEFWERFSYYGMRAILLFYMYYAVKDGGLGLDRTQANIIMSIYGSLIYMSGIIGGWIADRITGMRKAIFYGGILIMIGHILLALPLGVTALYLSMFFIIIGTGLLKPNVSSVVGDLYADNDARRDSGFSIFYMGINMGGFLAPLLVGLFQKNWGFHAGFSVAAVGMFIGLVVYLMSQKSLGLAGSVAPNPLSDKEKKTTTRNFTIGGLIIVILGFVAYQKGYASIENFSLLITFLGVMIPTAFILYMYRSPKTNADEKSRLLAYIPLFICAVMFWAIAEQSSTVIATFIDTRTNLNLWGFEIPAAWFQSFNPLFIIVLAPMFAFMWTKLADRGPSTPKKFALSLFFAGISFFVMIAAIVLTPEGTLVNPLWVVFSIFLLVLGELLLSPVGLSATTKLAPAAFAGQTMALWFLASAAAQAINAQLVRVYGIVSETTYFGVLGGLSVVLGVIILLISPIISKAMRGIK
- the hflX gene encoding GTPase HflX, with product MKDVEVLIERGILVGVNLQKDEHFDYSMEELANLAQALDVEVVGMVTQNLERVTPSHYVGTGKIEEIKAFFDETDANIVIFNDELSPSQIRNLERDLQCKVIDRTMLILDIFSRRAKTREAQLQVELAQLQYMLPRLVGLHASLSRQGGGTGGGFKNRGAGETKLELDRRKIEDQISKIKKELESVKEQRETQRKQRRKNAVPVVSIVGYTNAGKSTIMNQLLAKAGQDNTKQVFEKDMLFATLETSVRNIELEDNKSFLLTDTVGFVSKLPHHLVKAFRSTLEEARESDLLLHVVDVSNEEYRFMMDVTNETLKAIDVENIPTIYVYNKSDLADVEYPLVSGDNIWLSAKEDVGLEELLQQIKQQIFANYVTCQMLIPYNQGGIVSYLNEQATVLETEYEEEGTLLTLELKEADYQKYEIYVVK
- a CDS encoding class I SAM-dependent methyltransferase, translated to MEFEQMKVQLHALISNKTLLQATISQPRQKSSDLKRVKLKPVEIRGEYMIQLEYQYERILKHENITLEDLPAKLDTLFEQFRQVHAEFQEQTVQVQLSKKNKVLWKSDKNTTAKQVNLSHNRKKQYLLDDSRVHPFLVRLGVQSEDGKIKKQKYDKFKQINRFVEFIDDSLAHLPKDKTIRILDFGSGKSYLTFALYHYLKIEKGLDIHVTGLDLKKEVIEECNRIAADLQYEDLQFLVGDINDFNEETAVDMVVTLHACDVATDMALARAVKWGAKVILSVPCCQHELNRQLQAPALSIMTQHGLVKERFAALATDSIRAELLSLVGYDTQLLEFIDMENTPKNILIRAYFTGKKPSSEQRLKYDEFVRFLNAKPFLENELQNLLPQ